A DNA window from Bdellovibrio sp. BCCA contains the following coding sequences:
- a CDS encoding HEPN domain-containing protein has translation MSAHAKSLILKAQDDLDLAKKHLHDEKQHELVGYNLAQACEKYLKALCDMRGLQYPEDDHDLDALMSTLEEHNFSAISSHADVIELTPYNATNAHVHEDERLDMEEYVGYVENLKKLVGEQLRLL, from the coding sequence ATGAGCGCACATGCAAAATCACTTATCCTCAAAGCTCAAGACGATCTCGATCTCGCGAAAAAACATCTTCACGATGAAAAGCAGCACGAACTTGTCGGCTACAACTTGGCACAAGCTTGCGAGAAATATTTGAAAGCTCTTTGTGATATGCGCGGTCTTCAATATCCGGAAGACGACCATGATTTAGATGCTTTGATGTCGACTCTTGAAGAGCACAACTTCTCTGCGATTTCTTCTCATGCGGACGTGATTGAATTGACTCCATACAATGCAACAAACGCCCACGTTCATGAAGATGAGCGCCTGGATATGGAAGAGTATGTGGGTTACGTTGAGAATCTTAAAAAACTCGTCGGCGAACAGCTTCGCCTGCTCTAG
- a CDS encoding DsbA family protein, with amino-acid sequence MKALKFFGISALAVVTSLSLVNCAPSAKQLKEAVEKDPSIVFVAIEKDPEQFIEVVNKAAQNAQRKAQEKAVAEEGKKRDEEFAKPLQAVVEDGRVIFGPKDAKITIIEYSDFECPYCAKGHATVDEVMKAYPKDVRVVYKHLPLDFHPMAMPAARYFEAIAMQDHAKAEKFYNIVFENQGELRSKKEAFLKETAKKVGADVKKVEKDLNSEAITKRIEADMAEARKFDFSGTPGFLINGVSLRGAYPFSEFKEIIERHLKGGK; translated from the coding sequence TTGAAAGCACTTAAGTTTTTTGGAATTAGCGCACTCGCGGTTGTCACATCACTCTCTTTAGTGAATTGTGCTCCATCAGCAAAACAACTCAAAGAAGCTGTTGAAAAAGATCCAAGCATCGTTTTCGTAGCTATCGAAAAAGATCCAGAGCAATTCATTGAAGTGGTCAACAAAGCCGCTCAAAATGCTCAACGTAAAGCTCAAGAAAAAGCAGTTGCAGAAGAAGGTAAAAAGCGTGACGAAGAGTTCGCAAAACCATTGCAAGCTGTTGTTGAAGACGGCCGCGTTATCTTCGGACCTAAAGACGCTAAAATCACTATCATCGAATACTCTGACTTCGAGTGCCCCTACTGCGCTAAAGGTCACGCGACAGTTGATGAAGTTATGAAAGCTTATCCAAAAGACGTACGTGTTGTTTACAAACACCTTCCTTTGGATTTCCACCCAATGGCAATGCCTGCGGCTAGATACTTCGAAGCCATTGCAATGCAAGACCATGCAAAAGCTGAAAAGTTCTACAACATCGTATTCGAAAACCAAGGCGAACTTCGCAGCAAAAAAGAAGCTTTCTTGAAAGAGACTGCTAAAAAAGTAGGCGCGGACGTTAAAAAAGTTGAAAAAGACTTGAACAGCGAAGCGATCACTAAGCGTATCGAAGCGGACATGGCTGAAGCTCGTAAATTCGACTTCTCTGGAACACCTGGTTTCTTGATCAACGGTGTTTCTCTTCGTGGTGCTTATCCGTTCTCTGAATTCAAAGAAATCATCGAACGTCACCTTAAAGGTGGAAAATAA
- a CDS encoding catalase, translating to MSTKTLTTSAGIPVSENQHSQTAGPRGPVLIQDYHLIEKLAHFNRERIPERVVHAKGSGAYGTFTVTHDISRYTKASVFSKMGKKTDVFLRFSTVAGEKGSADTERDPRGFALRFYTEEGNWDLVGNNTPVFFERDPLKFPDFIHSQKRDPQTGYKNPFRMWDYWSKAPEALHQITILFSDRGIPDGYRFMNGYGSHTFSLINANNERVWVKFHFKSLQGIKNLSVEKATELAGKDPDYAGRDLFEAIERKEFPRWALKVQIMTERQAEQTSFDPFDLTKVWPHKDFPLIDVGILELNRNPENYFAEVEQAAFSPSNVPPGIGFSPDKMLQGRLFAYPDAHRYRLGVNYQALPVNRPQAPVNSYHRDGSMRFDGNGGRQDSYEPNGFNGPVQESRFREPPLALSGAVDRYDSHKDNDDFTQAGNLYRILTEAEKDRLTSNIAGTMKGLPVELQLKNIKHFAKCDPDYGARIQTKLGIK from the coding sequence ATGAGTACTAAAACACTAACTACTTCAGCGGGTATTCCGGTTTCTGAAAATCAACACTCGCAGACGGCGGGGCCTCGTGGACCGGTTTTGATTCAGGATTATCATTTGATTGAAAAACTGGCGCACTTTAATCGTGAGCGCATTCCTGAGCGCGTGGTGCATGCGAAAGGGTCCGGAGCTTATGGAACTTTCACTGTCACTCACGATATCAGTCGTTACACGAAGGCTTCTGTGTTTTCAAAAATGGGTAAGAAGACCGATGTGTTTTTGCGCTTTTCTACTGTTGCGGGTGAAAAAGGGTCGGCCGACACAGAACGTGATCCTCGTGGCTTTGCTTTGAGGTTTTATACTGAAGAAGGCAACTGGGATTTGGTGGGAAATAATACGCCGGTGTTTTTTGAGCGCGATCCTTTAAAGTTTCCGGATTTTATTCACTCACAAAAACGTGATCCGCAAACGGGATATAAAAATCCTTTCCGCATGTGGGATTATTGGTCGAAGGCTCCTGAAGCTCTTCATCAGATTACGATCCTCTTTAGTGACCGAGGAATTCCTGATGGTTATCGTTTTATGAATGGTTACGGCAGTCACACGTTTAGTTTGATTAACGCCAATAATGAGCGCGTGTGGGTGAAGTTTCATTTTAAATCTCTGCAAGGGATTAAAAATCTTTCCGTGGAAAAAGCGACCGAGCTTGCCGGGAAAGATCCTGATTATGCGGGACGTGATCTTTTTGAAGCGATCGAGAGAAAAGAATTTCCGCGTTGGGCCTTGAAAGTGCAAATCATGACCGAGCGCCAGGCAGAACAAACTTCTTTTGATCCGTTTGATCTTACGAAGGTCTGGCCACATAAAGATTTTCCATTAATTGACGTTGGAATCTTGGAACTCAACCGCAATCCTGAAAACTATTTTGCGGAAGTTGAACAAGCCGCGTTTTCTCCAAGCAACGTGCCGCCAGGAATTGGATTTTCTCCTGACAAAATGTTGCAAGGACGACTGTTCGCCTATCCCGATGCACATCGCTATCGCTTGGGAGTGAATTATCAAGCTCTGCCTGTGAATCGTCCGCAAGCTCCGGTGAATAGCTATCACCGTGATGGCAGCATGCGCTTTGATGGCAATGGCGGAAGACAGGACAGCTATGAACCAAATGGGTTCAATGGCCCTGTTCAAGAGTCACGCTTCCGTGAACCACCTTTGGCTTTAAGTGGTGCCGTGGATCGTTATGATTCCCACAAAGACAATGACGACTTCACTCAAGCTGGAAACTTGTATCGTATTCTTACTGAAGCCGAAAAGGATCGTTTAACAAGCAATATCGCAGGCACAATGAAAGGCTTACCTGTGGAGTTGCAGCTTAAAAATATAAAACATTTTGCGAAATGTGATCCCGATTACGGTGCACGTATTCAGACGAAGTTAGGCATTAAATAA
- a CDS encoding ankyrin repeat domain-containing protein, which yields MRKWADYLRTVSVEPEVFGFVRDGNVERVIFYLAQGGDPNLKNHKGHSLLMLAAYNGHLLLVPQLIRYGADVNSRDLGGSTILMGVAFKGHDEIARLLLAAGADPLAKNNNNQTALMYAEAFGRESMVRLLTRSFPQSRKSKTFRRLKAWFRILTPFKGELQHEY from the coding sequence ATGAGGAAGTGGGCTGATTATTTGCGGACGGTTTCGGTTGAGCCTGAGGTTTTTGGGTTTGTTCGGGATGGGAATGTAGAGAGAGTTATTTTTTATTTGGCTCAGGGTGGAGATCCTAATCTTAAGAATCATAAAGGGCATTCTTTGTTGATGCTGGCTGCCTACAATGGGCACCTTCTTCTTGTTCCTCAGTTGATTCGTTATGGGGCTGATGTGAATTCTCGTGATTTGGGTGGCAGCACTATTTTGATGGGTGTTGCGTTTAAAGGTCATGATGAGATTGCTCGTCTTCTTTTAGCTGCTGGTGCTGATCCTCTTGCTAAGAATAATAACAATCAAACTGCTCTTATGTATGCGGAGGCTTTTGGGCGGGAGTCTATGGTTCGCTTACTGACTCGCTCTTTTCCGCAATCGCGGAAATCTAAAACGTTTCGTCGTTTGAAAGCTTGGTTTCGAATTTTGACACCTTTTAAAGGAGAACTACAACATGAGTACTAA
- a CDS encoding cupredoxin domain-containing protein — protein sequence MSSANFKIVQSCTKIALLLLLAAPSAQALEVDFSRRQVDFSRVKNEDRLPASIKEDQSDIILSKVFEAVEPTQDIVIMNTDKGFVPDTVRLKKGSNYRIHVVNVNGKEKNVSFVLDAFSEHHNTVFGEQKTFYVTPKTDGIFSYQCPETAVQGKFIIYSDVGNSDRKPASN from the coding sequence GTGAGTTCTGCGAATTTCAAGATCGTACAGAGTTGCACTAAGATTGCGTTGTTGCTTCTTCTTGCGGCTCCGTCGGCTCAAGCCCTCGAAGTCGACTTCTCTCGTCGCCAAGTGGATTTCAGCCGTGTGAAAAACGAAGATCGACTTCCTGCGAGCATTAAAGAAGATCAGTCCGATATTATTTTGAGCAAGGTGTTTGAGGCGGTCGAGCCGACTCAAGACATCGTGATCATGAATACCGACAAGGGCTTTGTCCCGGATACGGTTCGCCTTAAAAAGGGCAGCAACTACCGTATTCACGTCGTGAATGTGAACGGCAAAGAAAAGAACGTGAGCTTCGTGCTGGACGCTTTCTCTGAGCACCACAACACGGTTTTCGGTGAGCAAAAAACTTTTTATGTAACTCCTAAAACAGATGGAATTTTCTCTTATCAATGCCCTGAAACAGCAGTGCAGGGAAAATTCATTATTTATTCTGATGTAGGAAACTCTGACAGAAAACCTGCTTCCAACTAA
- a CDS encoding murein L,D-transpeptidase catalytic domain family protein has translation MSFSPTKVLFATAMMLALSACGPGIPVLPDDPNNEPTASAPNDTNNAEGSTDIPSTTAEVPVVKPPTTADAREEILKLYDYVDPTHIVPTQKLEDAIVYFHKNKASFKNQSVISVIDFSQKSTQKRWYFINMSTGSVWNIHVAHGKGSDSNHDGFAEKFSNVSGSNASSLGFYKTAETYQGSNGYSLKLDGLSSTNSNARPRAIVVHGASYVQDSAVIQGRSWGCPAVSTTNRDKVINMIKGGSLIYAAN, from the coding sequence ATGTCTTTCTCACCTACAAAAGTCTTGTTCGCAACAGCCATGATGCTCGCTCTTTCTGCCTGCGGTCCTGGCATTCCTGTTTTGCCGGATGATCCAAACAATGAACCAACCGCTTCAGCACCGAATGACACTAACAACGCAGAAGGTTCCACGGATATTCCATCGACGACTGCGGAAGTTCCGGTTGTGAAACCGCCGACGACAGCGGATGCGCGCGAAGAAATTTTAAAACTTTATGATTACGTCGATCCGACGCATATTGTACCGACGCAGAAGCTGGAAGATGCCATCGTTTATTTTCATAAAAATAAAGCATCCTTTAAAAATCAGTCAGTGATTTCAGTGATTGATTTTAGTCAGAAGTCGACGCAGAAGCGCTGGTACTTCATCAACATGAGCACGGGGAGTGTGTGGAATATTCACGTCGCTCACGGTAAAGGCTCTGACAGCAATCACGATGGATTTGCAGAGAAGTTTAGTAATGTCTCCGGTTCCAACGCGAGTTCTTTGGGTTTTTATAAAACGGCTGAGACTTATCAAGGAAGCAACGGTTATTCGTTGAAACTCGATGGACTTTCTTCGACAAATTCAAATGCGCGCCCGCGGGCGATTGTCGTGCACGGTGCGTCGTATGTGCAAGACTCCGCAGTAATTCAAGGTCGTAGTTGGGGATGCCCTGCCGTTTCAACAACGAATCGTGATAAAGTGATCAATATGATCAAAGGCGGAAGCCTTATTTACGCCGCAAACTAG
- a CDS encoding lactonase family protein: MKHLLFLLSLLSLLGCGSSSHHVPLPKKAQFAYILNSGDDTISQYKVSLSGELIPLATGTVATGAFPASMVMDGNQKYLYVANSNDDTISQFVIGSDGALTALGSPVATGSTPQGLSVSSDGRFLYAMNLSGESITQYAIGTGGELSLVATKSHAEGPMNLTFSPSGKFAYVVNGDTSISQFSVALNGTLAPLTPATMASSGCPSGPLGATQTVAGEFIYVLSCFTEEVEVFFIGANGGLTSQEIVKTGLSPQGMIVAGKNLYVANSGEGTLSMFAIQTNGKLAALAQPTVSASYAPETLAADDVSAYVIDFMDGKVQQYTVNANGELTVSAHSAVATGANPIRILLKY, translated from the coding sequence ATGAAACACCTTCTTTTTCTTTTATCACTTCTAAGTTTGCTCGGTTGCGGTTCTTCTTCTCACCATGTACCCCTCCCGAAAAAAGCGCAGTTCGCATATATCTTAAATAGTGGTGACGATACGATCAGCCAATACAAAGTCTCTTTATCCGGAGAGTTAATTCCTTTGGCGACAGGAACGGTGGCAACGGGTGCTTTTCCGGCCTCAATGGTGATGGATGGGAACCAAAAATATCTCTACGTTGCAAATTCTAACGACGATACGATTTCACAATTTGTTATTGGCAGTGATGGTGCTTTGACGGCGTTGGGATCTCCCGTCGCGACAGGTTCAACGCCCCAAGGATTGAGTGTTTCGTCAGACGGTCGCTTTCTTTATGCAATGAATTTGTCGGGTGAAAGTATCACTCAGTATGCGATTGGTACTGGTGGTGAACTCAGTCTTGTAGCAACAAAGTCCCACGCAGAAGGCCCGATGAATTTAACTTTTTCTCCGTCAGGAAAGTTTGCTTACGTTGTGAATGGTGACACCAGCATTTCGCAATTTTCTGTGGCTTTAAATGGAACTCTTGCGCCTTTGACTCCCGCAACGATGGCCTCGTCGGGATGTCCTTCAGGTCCATTGGGTGCGACACAGACAGTGGCGGGTGAATTTATTTATGTTTTAAGCTGCTTCACGGAAGAAGTAGAGGTTTTTTTTATCGGAGCGAACGGCGGTCTCACTTCTCAGGAAATCGTGAAGACGGGACTAAGCCCTCAAGGAATGATTGTCGCTGGAAAAAATCTTTATGTCGCAAATTCTGGTGAAGGCACGCTTTCAATGTTTGCAATCCAGACGAATGGAAAACTGGCGGCACTGGCTCAACCAACAGTGAGCGCTTCGTATGCACCTGAAACTTTGGCTGCGGATGACGTTTCAGCATACGTAATCGATTTTATGGACGGCAAGGTTCAGCAATACACGGTGAATGCAAACGGAGAGCTGACAGTTTCAGCTCATTCCGCGGTGGCAACAGGTGCAAATCCTATTCGAATTTTACTAAAGTATTAA
- a CDS encoding CpaF family protein produces the protein MSNSDVFKQTIQQNLGPVLKYLDDKGVSEILVNGHKEIFVERKGKLERVPESFPSEDDLRAAVNSIAQSVGRRIDDESPRLDARLPDGSRIAAVIPPMSRKGTTLSIRKFTNNKITFADYIKFGAITEDGARFLDICMFLGKNIIVSGGTGSGKTTLLSLLCTRIPKGQRVMVIEDSSELQVDYEHVVMFETRQADQMGKGEVSIKDLLKSALRLRPDRIIVGEVRSSEAMELLNAMNTGHKGCMGTVHANTPEDAIVRLEALAQGGDAKISEKALRSQVVSAIEIIIQVSRFSDGSRKISHISEIRGFNPDGSYNVVPIFEMSRMTRRPDGTLEGRLQATGNIPLFMDEIIDNNLPFPKSKFNKPQAA, from the coding sequence ATGTCGAACTCGGATGTTTTCAAACAGACCATTCAGCAGAATCTAGGTCCTGTTTTGAAGTACCTCGATGACAAAGGCGTCTCCGAAATCCTCGTCAACGGCCACAAAGAAATTTTCGTCGAAAGAAAAGGTAAACTCGAAAGAGTTCCGGAGTCTTTTCCCTCGGAAGATGATTTGCGTGCAGCGGTCAACAGTATCGCTCAAAGTGTCGGTCGTCGTATCGACGATGAATCGCCACGCTTGGATGCGCGTCTTCCCGATGGTTCCCGTATCGCAGCGGTGATTCCACCGATGTCGCGCAAGGGGACGACGTTATCCATTCGTAAATTTACCAATAACAAAATCACTTTTGCCGATTATATTAAATTCGGTGCGATCACGGAAGATGGTGCAAGATTCTTGGACATCTGCATGTTCCTGGGAAAAAACATCATCGTGTCCGGTGGTACGGGTTCAGGTAAGACGACTTTGCTTTCACTTCTTTGCACGCGCATTCCAAAAGGTCAGCGTGTGATGGTGATCGAGGACTCTTCGGAGCTTCAAGTGGATTACGAACACGTTGTGATGTTTGAAACTCGCCAGGCCGATCAAATGGGTAAGGGCGAGGTATCGATCAAAGATCTTTTAAAAAGTGCTCTTCGTCTTCGTCCAGACCGCATCATCGTCGGTGAGGTTCGTTCGAGCGAAGCCATGGAACTTTTGAACGCCATGAACACAGGTCACAAAGGTTGTATGGGTACGGTGCATGCGAACACCCCTGAAGACGCCATCGTGCGTTTGGAAGCCTTGGCTCAAGGTGGTGATGCGAAGATCAGTGAAAAAGCTTTGCGCTCGCAAGTCGTCTCCGCGATTGAAATCATCATTCAAGTATCGCGTTTCTCTGACGGCTCTAGAAAAATCTCCCATATCAGCGAAATCCGCGGATTCAATCCGGATGGCTCCTACAACGTCGTGCCTATTTTCGAAATGTCACGAATGACTCGCCGTCCCGACGGAACTTTGGAAGGTCGACTTCAAGCCACAGGCAACATCCCGTTGTTCATGGACGAAATCATCGACAACAACCTCCCATTCCCCAAAAGCAAATTTAACAAGCCCCAAGCCGCTTAA
- a CDS encoding helix-turn-helix domain-containing protein codes for MVDNHSLDWNKEALRALRLRMGWSRSDLARRLHCSSEEVDSWEEGISNIEANIKNELELILRQAEECCDEVMYTPAAENECAKQALAQIDFSRVKLDLE; via the coding sequence ATGGTTGATAATCATTCATTGGACTGGAACAAAGAAGCTCTTCGCGCTCTACGCCTTCGCATGGGTTGGAGCAGATCAGATCTCGCTCGCAGACTTCATTGTTCTTCTGAAGAAGTCGACTCTTGGGAAGAAGGAATTTCCAATATCGAAGCCAATATCAAAAACGAACTGGAGCTGATTCTTCGCCAAGCGGAAGAGTGCTGTGATGAAGTGATGTACACTCCCGCGGCAGAAAATGAGTGTGCTAAGCAAGCTCTCGCACAAATTGATTTTTCACGCGTCAAACTAGACTTAGAGTAA
- a CDS encoding cytochrome: MFLQGDLQIVFDALYSVGAIDPVLKLDWAEVTKEMMSQPQIVSDAFQMINACKGNKDLLIQKLHMMDPRSVNYIAMEVAREFCEFQDRTELH, from the coding sequence ATGTTTCTTCAAGGCGATTTGCAAATAGTGTTTGATGCACTCTACTCAGTGGGCGCTATCGACCCTGTTTTGAAATTGGATTGGGCCGAAGTGACTAAAGAGATGATGTCCCAACCGCAAATCGTCAGCGATGCGTTTCAAATGATCAACGCGTGCAAAGGAAACAAAGATCTTCTTATTCAAAAGCTCCACATGATGGATCCAAGATCCGTGAATTATATCGCTATGGAGGTTGCGCGTGAGTTCTGCGAATTTCAAGATCGTACAGAGTTGCACTAA
- a CDS encoding class I SAM-dependent methyltransferase: MRAYYQGYVGRHNSRISNNPNTVKETLKNILPLGGLMERDCVDYLPSVVNGFFPHPVGMKALDLGAGHGVAAMALAELGFQVAAFDMHRSSVSIVQKFALKQELNISFGMGGILQVEQLNQKFDLIHDYDCLTQITCSAKRAHFLNAVRNSLATNGKFVLKTAALSAGFSPEDSFESIFLDENYTLWRQTPECDVEGVVEKGGKFWTAQKRVAPVEMIRQELKDAGLEIVMEEIETPRGNHPAILRLVLTSALGR; the protein is encoded by the coding sequence ATGAGAGCATATTATCAAGGTTACGTAGGTCGTCACAACAGCCGCATTTCCAACAATCCAAACACTGTGAAAGAGACTTTGAAAAACATTCTGCCCCTTGGCGGATTGATGGAAAGAGATTGCGTTGATTATTTGCCTTCAGTTGTGAATGGATTTTTCCCTCATCCTGTAGGCATGAAAGCTTTGGATTTGGGCGCGGGTCACGGTGTCGCCGCAATGGCTTTGGCTGAACTTGGCTTTCAAGTCGCAGCGTTTGACATGCATCGCAGTTCGGTTTCCATCGTGCAAAAATTCGCCTTGAAACAAGAGCTGAATATCTCTTTCGGCATGGGTGGAATCCTGCAAGTGGAGCAACTCAATCAAAAGTTTGATTTGATTCATGACTATGATTGTTTGACACAAATCACTTGTTCAGCAAAACGTGCACACTTTTTGAATGCTGTCAGAAATTCTCTGGCGACAAATGGAAAGTTCGTTTTGAAGACAGCGGCTTTGAGCGCAGGTTTCAGTCCGGAAGACAGTTTCGAATCTATTTTTTTGGATGAGAACTACACATTGTGGAGACAAACTCCCGAGTGTGACGTGGAGGGAGTTGTAGAAAAAGGCGGAAAATTCTGGACAGCACAAAAACGTGTGGCTCCTGTAGAAATGATTCGCCAAGAACTCAAAGACGCGGGCCTTGAAATCGTGATGGAGGAAATCGAAACTCCTCGCGGAAATCATCCTGCGATTCTAAGACTTGTTTTGACTAGCGCCCTTGGGCGCTAG
- the eno gene encoding phosphopyruvate hydratase, with product MSEIISVVSREILDSRGNPTVEVEVTTADGNMGRAAVPSGASTGAHEACELRDGDKNRFLGKGVYKAVDNVREKIAPEILGLQVTEQVYIDKVLREIDGTENKSNLGANAILGVSLAVAKAAAADSKLPLYRYVGGSQACRLPVPLMNVLNGGAHADNGLDIQEFMIVPTVNNSYAESLRAGTEIFHTLKKILNKKGLSTGVGDEGGFAPKLTSNQEALDLLMNAIVDAGYDPGQNVFLALDVAATEMFKDGKYEWQGGHISGTELLGIYKSWTEKYPLVSIEDGFSEDDWDSWVKATSELGSTVQLVGDDLFVTNPKRLRMGLEKKAGNALLVKVNQIGTLTETFEAVNLAQRNKYRTIMSHRSGETEDVTIADLAVALNCHQIKTGSLCRGERTAKYNQLLRIEEDLGGMGMYWDKAAFR from the coding sequence ATGTCTGAAATCATCAGCGTCGTATCTCGTGAAATCTTGGACAGCCGTGGAAATCCAACGGTTGAAGTTGAAGTGACAACAGCCGATGGCAATATGGGCCGCGCCGCTGTACCGTCTGGTGCTTCAACAGGTGCTCACGAAGCTTGTGAGCTTCGTGACGGTGATAAAAATCGTTTCTTGGGTAAAGGCGTCTACAAAGCCGTTGATAACGTTCGTGAAAAAATCGCTCCAGAAATTTTGGGCCTGCAAGTGACGGAGCAAGTTTACATCGACAAAGTTCTTCGCGAAATCGATGGTACTGAAAACAAATCAAACTTGGGCGCGAATGCGATCTTGGGTGTGTCTTTGGCTGTGGCAAAAGCAGCAGCGGCCGATTCAAAACTTCCTCTTTACCGTTACGTCGGTGGTTCACAAGCTTGCCGTTTGCCGGTTCCATTGATGAACGTTTTGAATGGCGGAGCGCACGCGGACAACGGTCTTGATATTCAGGAATTCATGATTGTACCAACAGTGAATAACTCTTATGCGGAATCTCTTCGCGCAGGAACTGAGATCTTCCACACGTTGAAAAAAATCTTGAACAAAAAAGGTCTTTCAACGGGCGTGGGTGACGAAGGTGGTTTTGCCCCGAAGTTGACTTCAAACCAAGAAGCTTTGGACCTTTTGATGAACGCGATTGTTGATGCGGGTTATGATCCAGGTCAAAACGTGTTCTTGGCGTTGGATGTTGCTGCAACAGAAATGTTCAAAGACGGAAAATACGAATGGCAAGGCGGCCATATTTCTGGCACAGAGCTTTTGGGTATCTATAAATCTTGGACTGAAAAATATCCTCTTGTTTCTATCGAAGATGGTTTCTCTGAAGACGATTGGGATTCATGGGTGAAAGCAACAAGCGAACTTGGTTCTACGGTTCAACTTGTCGGCGATGATCTTTTCGTAACAAATCCAAAACGTTTGCGCATGGGCCTTGAGAAAAAAGCGGGGAATGCGCTGTTGGTAAAAGTAAACCAAATCGGAACTTTGACTGAAACGTTTGAAGCCGTGAACTTGGCGCAAAGAAACAAATACCGCACAATCATGTCTCATCGCTCTGGCGAAACAGAAGACGTGACGATCGCGGATTTGGCTGTGGCACTCAACTGCCATCAAATCAAAACAGGAAGCTTGTGCCGTGGCGAGCGTACGGCGAAGTACAACCAACTTCTTCGTATCGAAGAAGACTTGGGTGGCATGGGAATGTACTGGGACAAAGCGGCTTTCCGCTAA
- a CDS encoding septum formation initiator family protein: protein MSYTKFAVGLRRFLNHPGRVAGVCMIVFSVSIVLNGNVFRLWGLHRDMDRINAEIQQTRENIASLSGQLKQAKDPAFIERQARDKLDLAGEHDLVFVFPEQ, encoded by the coding sequence ATGTCGTACACAAAGTTCGCAGTAGGTCTCCGTCGTTTCTTAAATCATCCGGGTCGGGTGGCGGGCGTTTGCATGATCGTCTTCTCCGTCTCTATCGTTCTCAACGGAAACGTCTTCCGTCTGTGGGGCTTGCATCGAGATATGGATCGCATTAACGCAGAGATTCAGCAGACTCGCGAAAACATTGCGTCTCTTTCGGGACAGCTTAAGCAGGCCAAAGATCCAGCCTTTATCGAACGTCAGGCTCGCGATAAATTAGATCTGGCCGGTGAACACGACCTTGTCTTTGTTTTCCCTGAACAATAG